A genomic stretch from Bradyrhizobium sp. 195 includes:
- a CDS encoding LysR family transcriptional regulator, with amino-acid sequence MNRLQAMELFVSAVREGSFSAAGRRVGLSPASVSRYVGELEAQLGVQLLNRSTRHLGLTDAGKIFFQRTEQVLHGIEDAEAAALALQTAPRGTLRVHSRTLFGIKVLTPLIPGFQKLYPELKVEVRLSERRPQLREDEFDVDFQIQAPTDPALMQRRLLGSERILVASPDYVGRMPKLREPEDITRHNCLTYWMGPDDVVWKFMRRNKLREIAVPSSFGSNNGVVLCNLAVTGHGIALLDDYTVAEELKSRRLIRLLPGFRVTNSTFDEGIYATFLQSSYLPEKIRVFVDYMAENVPKQIKRSAR; translated from the coding sequence ATGAACCGCCTCCAGGCCATGGAATTGTTCGTCAGCGCCGTTCGCGAGGGCAGCTTTTCCGCGGCCGGCCGTCGGGTCGGGCTCTCGCCGGCATCCGTGTCGCGCTATGTCGGGGAGCTCGAGGCGCAGCTTGGCGTGCAGCTCTTGAATCGCAGCACGCGCCATCTCGGATTGACCGACGCCGGAAAGATCTTCTTCCAGCGGACCGAGCAGGTGCTGCACGGCATCGAGGATGCGGAAGCCGCGGCACTCGCGCTGCAGACCGCGCCGCGCGGAACGCTGCGGGTGCATTCGCGGACGCTGTTCGGCATCAAGGTGCTCACGCCGCTGATCCCGGGCTTCCAGAAGCTCTATCCGGAGCTGAAGGTGGAGGTGCGCCTGTCCGAGCGACGTCCCCAGTTGCGCGAGGACGAATTCGACGTCGACTTCCAGATCCAGGCGCCGACGGACCCCGCTCTCATGCAGCGAAGGCTCCTGGGGAGCGAGCGGATTCTCGTGGCGTCGCCGGACTATGTCGGCCGGATGCCGAAATTGCGCGAGCCGGAGGACATCACCCGCCACAATTGCCTGACCTACTGGATGGGCCCGGACGACGTGGTCTGGAAGTTCATGCGCAGGAACAAGCTGCGCGAGATCGCTGTGCCGTCGTCCTTTGGCAGCAACAACGGCGTGGTGCTGTGTAATCTGGCCGTCACCGGGCACGGCATCGCACTGCTCGACGACTACACGGTCGCGGAGGAGCTGAAGAGCAGGCGCCTGATACGTCTGCTGCCGGGCTTCCGGGTCACGAATTCCACCTTCGACGAAGGCATCTACGCGACGTTTCTCCAGAGCAGCTATCTGCCCGAGAAGATCAGGGTCTTCGTGGACTACATGGCGGAGAACGTGCCGAAGCAGATCAAGAGATCGGCCCGGTAG